A window of the Oscillospiraceae bacterium genome harbors these coding sequences:
- a CDS encoding 6-phosphofructokinase, whose amino-acid sequence MLKVGILTSGGDCQGLNAAIRGLGKALLCEFGKDVTIYGIEDGYRGLIEGNYHKMTPHDFSGIINLGGTILGTSRQPFKLMRVTTDDNVDKVKNMKDNYKKMGLDCLVILGGNGTHKTANLLSQEGLHVVTLPKTIDNDIWGTDITFGFQSAVDVAANVLDCIHTTATSHGRIFIIEIMGHKVGWLTLHAGIAGSADAILLPEIPYKVSNIVKMIDKRSKAGKRFSILAVAEGAISQDEAKMSKKELKAKRAAEPFPSVSYRLAKDLEDATGHEIRVTVPGHIQRGGSPCPYDRVLSTRFGVAAAQLIKKEQYGYMVAMRNNVIVPVPLSEVAGKLKTVPPDCDVIQTARDIGICFGD is encoded by the coding sequence ATGTTGAAAGTAGGAATTTTAACCAGCGGCGGTGACTGTCAAGGCCTCAATGCAGCCATTCGCGGGCTGGGCAAAGCGCTGCTTTGCGAATTTGGCAAGGACGTGACCATTTACGGCATTGAGGACGGCTACCGCGGCCTTATCGAGGGCAACTACCACAAAATGACGCCGCACGATTTTTCCGGCATTATCAACCTTGGCGGCACTATTCTGGGCACAAGCCGCCAGCCTTTTAAGCTGATGCGGGTAACCACAGACGACAATGTTGACAAAGTAAAGAACATGAAAGACAACTACAAAAAGATGGGGCTTGACTGCCTGGTGATTTTAGGCGGAAACGGCACACACAAAACGGCCAACCTGCTCAGTCAAGAGGGCCTGCACGTTGTCACACTGCCCAAGACTATCGACAACGACATTTGGGGCACAGACATCACGTTTGGTTTTCAAAGTGCTGTCGACGTAGCCGCCAATGTTCTGGACTGCATTCATACCACGGCTACTTCCCATGGGCGCATTTTTATTATCGAGATTATGGGCCACAAAGTCGGCTGGCTGACCCTGCACGCGGGCATTGCCGGCAGCGCAGATGCAATTCTGCTGCCGGAGATTCCCTATAAAGTCAGCAATATCGTAAAAATGATTGACAAGCGCAGCAAAGCCGGCAAACGCTTTTCCATTCTTGCAGTAGCTGAGGGCGCCATTTCGCAGGACGAAGCGAAGATGAGCAAAAAAGAGCTGAAAGCAAAGCGCGCCGCTGAACCTTTCCCCTCTGTTTCCTATCGCTTGGCAAAAGATTTAGAGGACGCCACCGGCCACGAGATTCGCGTAACGGTGCCGGGGCACATTCAGCGCGGCGGCAGTCCCTGCCCCTATGACCGGGTGCTTTCCACCCGCTTTGGCGTAGCGGCGGCCCAACTGATTAAGAAAGAACAGTACGGCTATATGGTAGCCATGCGCAACAATGTGATTGTTCCCGTGCCGCTGAGTGAAGTGGCCGGCAAACTAAAAACTGTGCCGCCCGACTGTGACGTGATACAGACCGCGCGCGACATTGGCATTTGTTTTGGTGATTAA
- a CDS encoding hydrolase, which translates to MEYKEEFIEIFQSKVKREGAKELLEWLQQRTDFFTAPASTRYHCACQGGLVQHSVSVYKTMMNWFEPDTDSEESYVICGLLHDICKANFYKQSTRNVKNEETGKWERRPYYSIDDQFPYGHGEKSVFLIERFLRLRTSEAMAIRWHMGGFDDAARGGCKAISQAYEKYPLAVKLHLADFESTYLHEKGTSVVPNNHPHNPQKQVL; encoded by the coding sequence ATGGAGTACAAAGAAGAATTTATCGAAATTTTTCAGAGCAAGGTCAAGCGTGAGGGCGCCAAGGAACTGCTGGAATGGCTGCAGCAGCGCACGGATTTCTTTACAGCACCCGCAAGCACCCGCTATCACTGCGCCTGCCAAGGCGGTTTGGTGCAGCACAGCGTCAGCGTATATAAGACCATGATGAACTGGTTTGAGCCGGATACTGATAGCGAAGAGAGCTATGTCATCTGCGGCCTGCTGCACGATATCTGCAAAGCGAATTTTTACAAGCAGAGTACGCGGAATGTAAAGAATGAAGAAACCGGAAAGTGGGAGCGCCGGCCCTATTACAGCATTGACGATCAGTTTCCCTACGGCCACGGGGAAAAGTCGGTGTTTTTGATAGAGCGTTTTTTGCGTCTGCGCACCAGTGAGGCGATGGCGATTCGCTGGCACATGGGTGGCTTTGACGATGCGGCCCGCGGCGGCTGCAAGGCAATTTCGCAGGCCTATGAGAAGTATCCGCTCGCGGTAAAGCTGCATTTGGCCGACTTTGAGAGTACCTATCTGCATGAAAAGGGAACCTCTGTGGTGCCAAACAACCACCCGCACAATCCGCAGAAGCAAGTTCTGTAG
- a CDS encoding SIMPL domain-containing protein, translated as METIETKGYAKKEIAADVAVTEICFRTYKKSAAEAIQCVTEQCEKFLSVLEQEGFDLEELHTGGDSVDQDYDDKEREVCAEKKVKIRMKFDMCMQNHILEIAQKYGLDVDIDSKYEVSNENVLHTELLKQAVEDSKQKAEVIAEAMGQKISGIHRVELSNEYGANKYKSFAFTDPMGEFLKKPSLSDKLQAPIKEEEENVDVIWKIE; from the coding sequence ATGGAAACAATCGAAACAAAGGGCTATGCGAAAAAAGAGATTGCGGCAGATGTGGCAGTAACAGAGATTTGTTTTCGTACTTACAAAAAGTCTGCGGCAGAGGCGATTCAGTGCGTGACAGAGCAGTGTGAAAAGTTTTTGTCTGTCTTAGAGCAGGAAGGCTTTGATTTAGAAGAGCTTCACACGGGCGGCGACTCGGTTGACCAGGACTATGACGACAAAGAAAGGGAAGTCTGCGCGGAAAAGAAAGTGAAAATAAGAATGAAATTTGATATGTGCATGCAGAATCATATTTTAGAGATTGCGCAGAAATATGGATTAGATGTCGATATCGACAGCAAATATGAGGTTTCCAATGAAAACGTGCTGCATACAGAGCTGCTGAAGCAAGCCGTTGAGGACTCTAAACAAAAGGCAGAGGTTATCGCTGAGGCAATGGGACAAAAAATCAGCGGCATACATCGGGTGGAACTTTCAAATGAATATGGTGCAAACAAATACAAGTCTTTTGCCTTTACTGACCCTATGGGCGAGTTCTTAAAAAAGCCCTCCCTTTCCGATAAGCTGCAGGCACCGATAAAAGAGGAAGAGGAAAACGTCGATGTGATTTGGAAAATTGAATAA
- a CDS encoding sugar O-acetyltransferase, with protein MTEDERKEKGLLWCDTGEYLEEQTRAKQLAYEFNHLDPAKKERRVELLHEIFGSVGEQVWVEPTLSLARGKTVTIGDDTYINSNLTLIDDWKITIGSHVLIATGVTITTTGHPVHYKARPHGEMFSKPVVIEDHAWIGCNVVILPGVTIGMGAVVGAGSIVTHDIPPMTVAVGNPCRVIRKITDTEKDW; from the coding sequence ATGACAGAGGACGAACGCAAAGAAAAAGGACTGCTCTGGTGTGATACCGGCGAATACCTGGAGGAACAGACCCGGGCAAAGCAGCTGGCGTATGAATTCAATCACCTAGACCCGGCAAAAAAGGAGCGCCGCGTAGAGCTGCTCCACGAAATTTTTGGCTCGGTCGGTGAGCAGGTTTGGGTAGAACCCACGCTTTCGCTTGCCCGTGGCAAGACGGTTACGATTGGGGACGATACGTACATCAACTCCAATCTTACCCTGATTGACGACTGGAAAATCACCATCGGCAGCCATGTGCTGATTGCCACCGGTGTCACAATCACCACCACGGGGCACCCGGTACACTATAAGGCGCGCCCGCATGGAGAAATGTTCAGTAAGCCAGTGGTGATTGAGGACCACGCGTGGATTGGCTGCAATGTGGTAATCCTGCCGGGCGTAACCATCGGCATGGGTGCCGTTGTCGGCGCAGGCAGCATTGTCACGCACGACATTCCACCCATGACCGTTGCTGTCGGAAACCCGTGCCGCGTTATTCGTAAAATCACCGATACCGAAAAAGACTGGTAA
- a CDS encoding sugar O-acetyltransferase, with product MDNITRRDRGMAYIADQAVYQEMQIARRLTGKFNHADPADFDLLDSLAHQIIKNCGKNMILSQPFYCDYGTHISVGDNFFSNYNCVILDVAQVTIGDNVFFAPNVAVYTAGHPVHPQARNSMYEYGIPVTIGSNVWVGGNVVITPGVTIGNNTVIGAGSVVTHRIPSGVIAVGNPCRVLRKITEEDKKYYYKKQEFDAEAWAAINSSKA from the coding sequence ATGGACAACATCACAAGGCGCGACCGCGGCATGGCATACATTGCCGACCAGGCCGTATATCAGGAAATGCAGATTGCCCGCAGGTTGACCGGGAAGTTTAACCACGCTGACCCGGCGGATTTTGATCTGCTCGATTCCCTAGCCCATCAGATTATCAAAAACTGCGGTAAAAACATGATTCTCAGCCAGCCCTTTTACTGCGACTATGGAACGCATATCTCGGTTGGCGACAATTTCTTTTCCAACTACAACTGTGTTATTTTAGACGTGGCACAGGTCACGATCGGCGACAATGTATTTTTTGCGCCAAACGTGGCGGTCTACACTGCCGGGCACCCGGTGCACCCACAGGCCCGCAACTCCATGTATGAATACGGCATTCCCGTAACCATTGGCAGCAACGTCTGGGTCGGCGGCAATGTCGTGATTACACCAGGCGTCACGATTGGCAACAACACTGTCATCGGCGCAGGCAGCGTAGTGACGCACAGGATTCCCTCCGGTGTAATTGCCGTAGGGAATCCGTGCCGCGTCTTGCGCAAAATAACAGAAGAAGACAAAAAATATTACTATAAGAAGCAGGAATTTGACGCAGAGGCGTGGGCCGCCATCAATTCGTCAAAGGCCTGA